The proteins below come from a single Prolixibacter sp. NT017 genomic window:
- a CDS encoding SDR family oxidoreductase, with the protein MEKILITGATGNVGLATLKYLGEKNLPGVELLAAVRDEERAHHDIGAGNCHFIPFEFDEPSTYAAALEGVTKILLVRPHQLSDVSKYIYPFLDEAARRGVKQIVFLSVIGAERNKLLPHYKIENYLLNLGVSYTFVRPCFFMQNLTTIHRREILENNKVYIPAGNTPVNYIDVRDVAEVMGRVLTEPGHENMTYEITGSQTMTYYELVGILSSVLDREIRYPRPSTLMFMRQKIREKKPLSFVKVMSLLYSGARNGKMNLVTEDFQRLTGRYPIDFKTFANEYKQKWIKQEKK; encoded by the coding sequence ATGGAGAAAATTTTAATAACCGGTGCCACGGGGAATGTAGGGTTGGCAACGCTGAAGTATTTAGGCGAAAAAAATCTGCCCGGAGTAGAATTGCTTGCTGCCGTTCGGGATGAGGAACGTGCACATCATGATATTGGGGCAGGGAATTGCCATTTCATCCCGTTCGAGTTTGACGAACCTTCGACCTATGCAGCTGCACTCGAGGGCGTAACAAAGATTTTGCTGGTCAGGCCACATCAACTTTCGGATGTGTCGAAATATATTTACCCGTTTTTAGATGAAGCGGCCCGCCGCGGGGTGAAGCAAATCGTTTTCTTATCGGTCATTGGTGCGGAGCGGAATAAATTGCTTCCTCATTACAAGATTGAGAACTACCTGCTGAACCTGGGAGTTAGTTACACATTTGTGCGGCCCTGCTTCTTTATGCAAAATCTCACGACCATTCACCGAAGAGAGATTCTGGAAAATAACAAGGTGTATATCCCCGCCGGAAATACGCCGGTCAACTACATCGATGTGCGCGACGTGGCCGAAGTGATGGGACGGGTGCTCACCGAGCCGGGCCACGAAAATATGACGTATGAGATTACCGGCTCGCAAACCATGACTTACTATGAACTGGTGGGAATTCTGTCTTCGGTTCTCGACCGGGAAATTCGTTATCCCCGCCCCAGTACGCTGATGTTTATGCGGCAGAAAATTCGGGAGAAAAAGCCGCTGTCATTTGTGAAGGTAATGAGCCTGTTGTACAGTGGCGCGCGAAATGGAAAGATGAATCTGGTAACCGAAGATTTTCAACGGCTGACGGGTCGTTACCCCATTGATTTCAAAACTTTTGCCAACGAATACAAGCAAAAGTGGATAAAGCAGGAAAAGAAATAA
- a CDS encoding SEC-C metal-binding domain-containing protein yields the protein MTTQEALAILHKTQDGIPFEALDFLYHQPTDKELEEKIIFHLEHAYDEALMLKKNGQFSNLPLWYAILAEAHATPKTADAVVKLFTTPDAPDWDILNEQGLYLVGLLAEKFPEVIDTFLDAVAKEVKEEHETPYLFLYECLAFADNTHAEKVSALLKNKKTKWRELLAVQAAEAGMTECEPALQDFYKEYEQHTQTGTEENRIRVEIAYALDVLKKGEKQPNSYYLQRGEWKNHYRQLAPLFETEKPMLAGITSNVGRNDLCPCGSGKKYKHCCMKKIQGN from the coding sequence ATGACAACCCAAGAGGCGCTGGCCATTCTGCATAAAACACAAGACGGAATTCCGTTCGAAGCACTGGATTTTCTGTACCATCAACCAACCGACAAAGAGCTGGAAGAGAAGATTATTTTCCACCTGGAACATGCCTACGACGAAGCGTTGATGCTGAAAAAGAATGGTCAGTTTTCCAATCTGCCCCTTTGGTATGCGATTCTGGCGGAAGCCCATGCCACCCCAAAAACGGCCGATGCGGTTGTCAAACTCTTCACGACACCCGATGCGCCCGACTGGGACATTTTGAACGAGCAGGGACTTTACCTGGTGGGATTACTGGCGGAAAAGTTCCCGGAAGTGATTGATACCTTCCTGGATGCCGTTGCGAAAGAGGTAAAAGAAGAACACGAAACGCCCTATCTTTTTCTGTACGAATGCCTGGCTTTCGCCGATAACACACATGCTGAGAAGGTTTCAGCTTTGCTGAAAAATAAGAAAACCAAATGGCGGGAACTGCTCGCCGTTCAGGCAGCTGAGGCCGGGATGACTGAATGTGAACCGGCCTTACAGGACTTCTACAAAGAGTACGAACAGCACACACAGACCGGAACCGAAGAGAACCGAATCCGGGTGGAAATAGCTTACGCGCTGGATGTATTGAAAAAAGGGGAAAAGCAACCAAACAGCTATTATCTGCAGCGCGGTGAGTGGAAAAACCATTACCGACAGCTGGCTCCTCTTTTCGAAACCGAGAAACCCATGCTGGCCGGTATTACCAGCAACGTGGGTCGAAACGATTTGTGTCCCTGCGGTTCAGGGAAAAAATACAAGCATTGCTGTATGAAGAAGATTCAGGGAAATTGA
- a CDS encoding HlyD family secretion protein, with the protein MKQNIFPKEIIRFSLENHYFRFSRHSKAIYILLVGIVLVSLALLPFVMVDITVQSRGVIRSREEVTTIQSPITGQIEKVYIRENMKVSVGDTILRLAPEKISDQLQVIDDKIKLYSGYMTDIEGLLHSKKPQLQTDLMRSSYLEYRQKLMGYELRLETTRKDFQRTQLLYKKELIAAAEFEKKELELNQLLKERDFYISQKKADWQQKLFQYKIERKNLTNNRDQLAFEKRFYVVLAPANGYISNFQGIQTGSFILTNQTIASITPTDSLIAECYVGPEDIGYLNNGMVAAFQVDAYNYNQWGLAHGRIIDISNQPYQKDNAVYFKVRCLLNQEYLSLKSGYRGELKNGLTLTSRFKVTRRSLYDMLFDKADDWLNPKILTANNQN; encoded by the coding sequence ATGAAACAAAATATTTTTCCAAAGGAGATTATCCGATTCTCACTGGAGAACCATTATTTTCGGTTTTCCAGGCACTCAAAAGCAATTTATATTCTACTGGTCGGGATAGTACTGGTCAGTTTAGCTTTGCTTCCTTTTGTTATGGTGGATATAACCGTTCAATCGAGAGGCGTGATTCGTTCGCGCGAGGAAGTTACCACCATACAATCACCCATAACCGGGCAGATCGAGAAGGTATATATTAGAGAGAATATGAAAGTGTCAGTAGGGGACACCATACTCCGGCTGGCGCCTGAAAAAATCTCCGACCAGTTACAGGTGATCGATGACAAGATAAAATTGTATTCCGGTTACATGACAGATATTGAAGGTCTCTTGCATAGCAAAAAGCCACAACTTCAGACGGATCTGATGCGCAGTAGTTACCTGGAATACCGGCAGAAGTTAATGGGATATGAGCTGAGACTGGAAACGACCCGGAAAGATTTTCAGCGGACGCAGTTGCTGTATAAAAAGGAATTGATAGCTGCCGCTGAGTTCGAGAAAAAGGAGCTGGAGTTGAATCAACTCCTGAAAGAACGTGATTTCTATATCAGTCAGAAGAAAGCTGACTGGCAGCAAAAGCTTTTTCAATATAAAATTGAAAGAAAGAATCTCACCAATAATCGCGATCAGCTGGCTTTTGAAAAACGGTTTTATGTGGTTCTTGCCCCGGCAAACGGATATATTTCCAATTTCCAGGGGATTCAGACCGGGAGTTTTATTCTCACCAATCAAACCATTGCCAGTATCACACCAACCGATAGTCTGATTGCGGAATGTTATGTAGGGCCCGAAGATATTGGCTATTTAAATAATGGTATGGTTGCTGCTTTTCAGGTAGATGCATACAACTACAACCAGTGGGGATTGGCTCATGGCCGAATCATCGATATCTCTAACCAACCTTATCAGAAAGACAATGCTGTTTATTTCAAAGTAAGGTGCCTGTTGAATCAGGAATATCTTTCGTTGAAATCCGGCTACCGGGGAGAATTGAAAAATGGCCTGACATTGACCTCCCGTTTTAAAGTAACTCGCCGGAGTTTATACGACATGCTATTTGACAAAGCCGATGACTGGTTGAACCCTAAAATCCTTACTGCTAACAACCAAAACTGA
- a CDS encoding peptidase domain-containing ABC transporter: protein MSVKIKQHDITDCGAACLASVSSHYKLKIPIARIRQWAGTDKKGTNAWGLIKAAEKLGFSAKGVKGEVEALSEVPLPAIAHVIVKKVLQHYVVIYKFTKDYVEYMDPGDGQIHRKSHEEFREMWTGVLILLSPNQEFMARNEKVPVFTRFRFLLHPHRKVLVQALIGAIVYTVLGLSTSIYIQKITDFVLPDGNRNLLNLLSVGMVIILLLQIVIGSIQTVFVLKTGQLIDARLILGYYKHLLKLPQRFFDTMRTGEIISRINDAVKIRAFINDSMISMLVNIFIIVFSFTLMFIYSMKLALIMAIVIPLYALVYWGTNVLNKKRERKIMENAAELETQLVESLNSVKTIKQLNLEEFNNLKTETRFIRLLDSTYKSGLNSIFTGNASQLLTRTFTIVLLWAGSYLVIDHTITPGELMSFYAIIGYFTGPVSSLIGMNKTIQNARIAADRLFEIMDLERDEEMENAIELTEEMRGDIVFQNVSFSYGTRTDVFEEFNLRLRQGQLTAIIGESGSGKSTIASLIQGLYPLNSGQIFLGDINIRYASSESLRNRVGIVPQNLQLFAGNVVENIAVGEVAPDMERLVKVCKQLGIIDFIEKLPNGFQTYLGENGATLSGGQKQRLAIARALYRQPHILIMDEATSNLDSESEQVVQETIHELIGEGKTVILIAHRLSTVVDADEIVVLREGQVIEKGNHTTLYEQQGYYYHMWKRQMPQVEQLKI, encoded by the coding sequence ATGAGTGTGAAGATTAAACAACACGATATTACCGACTGCGGCGCTGCCTGCCTGGCATCCGTTTCGTCTCATTATAAGCTGAAAATACCTATTGCACGAATCCGGCAATGGGCCGGAACCGATAAAAAGGGAACAAATGCCTGGGGGTTAATTAAAGCGGCAGAGAAACTGGGATTTTCGGCCAAGGGGGTGAAAGGTGAAGTCGAAGCATTGAGTGAAGTGCCTTTGCCTGCTATAGCACATGTTATTGTTAAAAAAGTGCTCCAGCATTATGTAGTGATATACAAATTCACAAAGGATTATGTAGAATATATGGATCCGGGAGACGGGCAAATTCATCGTAAATCACATGAGGAATTCCGGGAAATGTGGACCGGTGTACTTATCCTTTTGTCACCCAACCAGGAATTTATGGCCCGGAATGAAAAGGTTCCGGTTTTCACCCGTTTTCGTTTTTTACTCCATCCGCACCGGAAAGTTTTGGTCCAGGCGCTGATCGGAGCCATCGTTTACACGGTTTTAGGATTATCCACATCCATTTACATTCAGAAGATAACCGACTTTGTTCTTCCGGATGGGAATCGAAATTTACTCAACCTGTTGAGTGTGGGAATGGTCATCATTCTACTGTTGCAAATTGTCATCGGTTCCATTCAAACCGTATTTGTACTAAAGACCGGGCAGTTGATCGATGCCCGTTTAATCCTGGGGTATTATAAACACTTGTTAAAGCTTCCGCAACGCTTTTTCGACACCATGCGGACTGGCGAGATCATTTCACGTATCAACGATGCGGTGAAGATTCGGGCATTCATCAACGACAGTATGATTTCCATGTTGGTGAATATCTTCATCATCGTTTTTTCCTTTACCCTGATGTTCATATACAGTATGAAGCTGGCGTTGATTATGGCCATTGTTATTCCGCTTTATGCATTGGTTTACTGGGGTACCAATGTGCTTAACAAAAAGCGGGAGCGGAAAATCATGGAAAACGCCGCGGAACTGGAAACACAACTGGTTGAATCGCTCAATTCCGTTAAGACGATAAAGCAGTTGAACCTGGAAGAGTTTAACAACCTGAAAACGGAAACCCGTTTTATCCGGTTACTCGATAGTACGTACAAATCTGGTTTGAACAGTATATTCACGGGCAATGCGTCACAATTATTGACCCGTACTTTTACCATTGTCCTGTTATGGGCCGGCAGTTACCTGGTAATTGACCATACCATTACGCCGGGGGAACTGATGTCGTTTTATGCTATTATCGGATATTTTACCGGCCCGGTAAGTTCCTTGATTGGGATGAACAAGACAATACAGAATGCCCGGATTGCGGCTGACCGTCTGTTCGAGATTATGGATCTGGAACGGGACGAGGAGATGGAGAATGCCATTGAGCTAACAGAAGAAATGCGTGGCGATATTGTTTTTCAGAATGTCTCATTCAGCTATGGTACCCGTACTGATGTTTTCGAGGAATTTAACTTGAGATTAAGGCAGGGGCAGTTAACTGCCATCATTGGCGAGAGTGGTTCGGGGAAGAGCACGATTGCTTCCTTAATTCAGGGACTGTATCCGTTAAACAGCGGACAGATATTTTTAGGAGATATAAATATTCGTTACGCCAGTTCCGAAAGCCTCCGGAATAGGGTCGGTATCGTTCCGCAAAATCTTCAACTTTTTGCCGGGAATGTGGTCGAGAATATTGCTGTTGGCGAAGTAGCTCCTGATATGGAGAGGCTGGTAAAGGTATGTAAACAATTAGGGATTATCGATTTTATTGAAAAGTTACCTAACGGATTCCAAACCTACCTGGGAGAGAACGGAGCGACCTTGTCAGGCGGACAAAAGCAACGACTGGCGATTGCTCGTGCACTATATCGCCAGCCACATATTCTGATCATGGATGAGGCTACTTCCAACCTCGATTCGGAGTCGGAACAAGTCGTGCAGGAAACAATTCATGAGTTAATAGGCGAAGGCAAGACCGTTATTTTGATTGCACACCGGTTAAGTACGGTGGTGGATGCCGATGAAATTGTTGTATTGAGAGAGGGACAGGTCATCGAAAAAGGAAATCATACGACTCTTTACGAACAGCAGGGGTATTACTATCACATGTGGAAACGGCAAATGCCTCAGGTAGAACAATTGAAAATATAA